A genomic region of Friedmanniella luteola contains the following coding sequences:
- a CDS encoding carbohydrate ABC transporter permease: MTATQPTSGTMPVAAQAAGQALAGESVAERRPPNRWYRPKRVVGKVLLWIALTAFSLLFLYPFVWLLSASFKPRGEVFDNKLIPDTVLPGNYVEVFDQLPLLSWMGNSVLIAVLAALFVALSSSAVAFGFAYFKFPLRNFLFGLVLATMMLPGAVTLIPQYLIWKNLGFLGTNVPLWGANLFGSAFYIFLQRQFFLGLPRELFEAARVDGASYFGLFRRIAMPLAIPSFIIVFLFEFQSSWNNLQAALIYLNAGSVEGFTVPLGIAYAMTKYSPTNGGQGDYQYVMVASLLVTLPMLVLFAFGQRYFIEGVATTGRKG, encoded by the coding sequence ATGACGGCCACCCAGCCCACCTCCGGCACCATGCCGGTCGCCGCCCAGGCCGCCGGCCAGGCCCTCGCCGGGGAGTCCGTGGCGGAGCGCCGGCCGCCCAACCGCTGGTACCGCCCGAAGCGGGTCGTCGGGAAGGTCCTGCTCTGGATCGCCCTGACCGCCTTCTCGCTGCTGTTCCTCTACCCCTTCGTGTGGCTGCTCTCGGCGAGCTTCAAGCCGCGCGGCGAGGTGTTCGACAACAAGCTGATCCCCGACACCGTGCTGCCCGGCAACTACGTCGAGGTCTTCGACCAGCTGCCGCTGCTCAGCTGGATGGGCAACAGCGTCCTGATCGCCGTGCTCGCCGCGCTGTTCGTGGCCCTCTCCAGCTCGGCCGTCGCCTTCGGGTTCGCCTACTTCAAGTTCCCGCTGCGGAACTTCCTCTTCGGCCTGGTGCTCGCGACGATGATGCTGCCCGGGGCGGTCACCCTGATCCCGCAGTACCTGATCTGGAAGAACCTCGGGTTCCTGGGCACCAACGTCCCGCTGTGGGGGGCCAACCTGTTCGGCTCGGCCTTCTACATCTTCCTGCAGCGCCAGTTCTTCCTGGGCCTGCCGCGGGAGCTGTTCGAGGCCGCCCGCGTCGACGGTGCCAGCTACTTCGGGCTGTTCCGCCGGATCGCCATGCCGCTGGCCATCCCGTCGTTCATCATCGTCTTCCTGTTCGAGTTCCAGTCCAGCTGGAACAACCTGCAGGCGGCGCTGATCTACCTGAACGCCGGCAGTGTCGAGGGCTTCACCGTCCCGCTGGGCATCGCCTACGCCATGACGAAGTACAGCCCCACCAACGGTGGCCAGGGCGACTACCAGTACGTGATGGTCGCCTCGCTGCTGGTGACCCTGCCGATGCTGGTGCTGTTCGCCTTCGGCCAGCGCTACTTCATCGAGGGTGTCGCCACGACGGGGCGCAAGGGCTGA
- a CDS encoding carbohydrate ABC transporter permease produces the protein MAVLTREPRTGDRGKGRPPRDPSVPKGRKYNKREAVAGYLFIAPWIVGFLVFTLGAMAYSLYISFSYYNLAKNTTRPAGLANYQALIEDPKVALSLKNTLFYAVMAVPLEICFALLLAALLNKVGRGAGVFRTLYYLPKMTPSVATAAVFFLLLNGNTGAINQGLAALGIEGPQWLIDPAWVKPSIVLMTLWGVSGTMVIFLAALKNVPRELYEVASLDGAGPVRTFFTITVPMISSAIFFNVIVLTIAALQVFDQAFLLFWRDQSNASPESSLFYGVYLFQQAFRTFDFGFAAAMAWLLFVIILLITLVQVRFGNRFVYYEGDRD, from the coding sequence ATGGCCGTCCTCACCCGCGAGCCGCGCACCGGCGACCGGGGCAAGGGCCGCCCGCCGCGGGACCCGAGCGTCCCGAAGGGCCGCAAGTACAACAAGCGCGAGGCGGTCGCGGGCTACCTGTTCATCGCGCCCTGGATCGTCGGCTTCCTGGTCTTCACCCTCGGCGCGATGGCCTACAGCCTCTACATCTCCTTCAGCTACTACAACCTGGCCAAGAACACGACCCGGCCGGCCGGTCTCGCGAACTACCAGGCGCTGATCGAGGACCCGAAGGTCGCCCTCTCGCTCAAGAACACGCTGTTCTACGCCGTGATGGCGGTGCCGCTGGAGATCTGCTTCGCGCTGCTGCTGGCCGCGCTGCTCAACAAGGTGGGCCGGGGTGCCGGAGTCTTCCGCACCCTGTACTACCTGCCGAAGATGACGCCGTCGGTGGCGACGGCCGCGGTGTTCTTCCTGCTGCTGAACGGCAACACCGGGGCGATCAACCAGGGTCTCGCCGCGCTCGGCATCGAAGGGCCGCAGTGGCTGATCGACCCCGCGTGGGTCAAGCCGTCGATCGTGCTGATGACGCTGTGGGGGGTCAGCGGGACGATGGTGATCTTCCTGGCGGCGCTGAAGAACGTGCCGCGCGAGCTGTACGAGGTGGCCTCGCTCGACGGCGCGGGTCCGGTGCGCACGTTCTTCACCATCACCGTGCCGATGATCTCCAGCGCGATCTTCTTCAACGTCATCGTGCTGACGATCGCCGCCCTGCAGGTGTTCGACCAGGCCTTCCTGCTGTTCTGGCGCGACCAGAGCAACGCCTCACCGGAGTCGTCGCTGTTCTACGGCGTCTACCTCTTCCAGCAGGCGTTCCGCACCTTCGACTTCGGGTTCGCCGCCGCCATGGCGTGGCTGCTCTTCGTGATCATCCTGCTGATCACCCTCGTCCAGGTGCGCTTCGGCAACCGCTTCGTCTACTACGAGGGAGACCGGGACTGA
- a CDS encoding Gfo/Idh/MocA family protein, giving the protein MAEPATVPADGPLRLLQVGAGGMGRAWLATIADNPDVELVGLVDLDLETAREAAAGAGVPDLPVGRALAELAGPTRAQAVVDVTVPRAHHAVNTEALLAGLPVLCEKPLAESLAECLSMVAVSELTGQLLMVSQSRRYWRHLDRLRSQLVELGPVGLATCTFARGPHFGGFRDAMPHPLLVDMAIHQFDLARDLVGSEPVEAFCASSNPPWSWYAGDAAATAVFRFADGARFTFDGSWCSPGLETSWNGHWRLATAEGSAVWDGDGAPLAERADGTPVPGTASDAPEQIAGSLAEFVRVLRHGGTPSGEVHRNVLSVAMVDAATASAEQGRWVRIADLLEQAHGQAVADERRPEVRAVLESWPSAAARVGLPAAAP; this is encoded by the coding sequence ATGGCTGAGCCTGCGACGGTGCCCGCGGACGGGCCCCTGCGGCTGCTGCAGGTCGGCGCCGGCGGGATGGGCCGGGCCTGGCTGGCCACCATCGCGGACAACCCGGACGTCGAGCTGGTGGGGCTGGTCGACCTCGACCTCGAGACCGCCCGGGAGGCCGCGGCGGGGGCCGGGGTCCCCGACCTGCCGGTGGGCCGCGCGCTGGCCGAGCTCGCCGGTCCGACGCGGGCGCAGGCCGTCGTGGACGTCACCGTGCCGCGCGCGCACCACGCCGTCAACACCGAGGCGCTGCTGGCCGGCCTGCCCGTGCTGTGCGAGAAGCCGCTCGCGGAGTCCCTCGCCGAGTGCCTGTCGATGGTGGCCGTCTCCGAGCTCACCGGTCAGCTGCTGATGGTGTCGCAGTCCCGGCGCTACTGGCGGCACCTCGACCGGCTGCGCTCCCAGCTCGTCGAGCTCGGACCCGTCGGGCTGGCGACCTGCACGTTCGCGCGCGGGCCGCACTTCGGCGGCTTCCGCGACGCGATGCCCCACCCGCTGCTGGTCGACATGGCCATCCACCAGTTCGACCTCGCCCGCGACCTGGTGGGCAGCGAGCCCGTCGAGGCGTTCTGCGCCTCCTCCAACCCGCCGTGGTCCTGGTACGCCGGCGACGCCGCCGCCACCGCGGTCTTCCGCTTCGCCGACGGCGCCCGCTTCACCTTCGACGGCTCCTGGTGCAGCCCCGGACTGGAGACGTCCTGGAACGGTCACTGGCGGTTGGCCACCGCCGAGGGCTCCGCGGTCTGGGACGGCGACGGCGCACCGCTCGCCGAACGCGCGGACGGCACGCCCGTCCCGGGCACCGCCTCGGACGCCCCGGAGCAGATCGCCGGGTCGCTCGCCGAGTTCGTCCGGGTGCTCCGGCATGGCGGCACGCCGTCGGGGGAGGTGCACCGGAACGTCCTCAGCGTCGCCATGGTCGACGCCGCGACCGCGTCGGCCGAGCAGGGCCGCTGGGTGCGGATCGCCGACCTCCTCGAGCAGGCGCACGGGCAGGCGGTCGCGGACGAGCGGCGTCCCGAGGTCCGCGCCGTGCTCGAGTCCTGGCCCTCCGCCGCCGCCCGGGTCGGCCTGCCCGCTGCCGCGCCCTGA
- a CDS encoding ThuA domain-containing protein yields MSTPTTPAPALQVLVWGENRHEQVEPHVAALYPDGMHATIADGIREHLGDGALVRTTTLDAPEHGLTEEVLATTDVLVWWGHAAHGEVADAVVDRVHQHVLAGMGLLVLHSGHWSKIFGRLMGTSCTLRWRSEQDRELVWTVDPTHPIAQGVPNPIVIDQQEMYGETFDIPTPDELVFISSFSGGEVFRSGCTFRRGHGRIFFFSPGDQDYPVYHHHDVRRVIANGVTWARTVRPERAVPTLLRYETGDFYRGHGYPGAIADADG; encoded by the coding sequence ATGAGCACCCCCACCACCCCCGCCCCCGCCCTGCAGGTCCTGGTCTGGGGGGAGAACCGCCACGAGCAGGTCGAACCGCACGTCGCCGCCCTCTACCCCGACGGCATGCACGCCACCATCGCCGACGGCATCCGGGAGCACCTCGGGGACGGGGCGCTGGTCCGCACCACCACCCTGGACGCGCCCGAGCACGGGCTGACCGAGGAGGTGCTGGCCACCACCGACGTCCTCGTCTGGTGGGGCCACGCCGCGCACGGGGAGGTGGCCGACGCGGTCGTCGACCGGGTGCACCAGCACGTGCTGGCGGGGATGGGTCTGCTGGTGCTGCACTCCGGCCACTGGTCCAAGATCTTCGGCCGCCTGATGGGGACCAGCTGCACGCTGCGGTGGCGCAGCGAGCAGGACCGCGAGCTGGTCTGGACCGTCGACCCGACGCACCCGATCGCCCAGGGCGTGCCGAACCCGATCGTCATCGACCAGCAGGAGATGTACGGCGAGACCTTCGACATCCCCACCCCGGACGAGCTCGTCTTCATCTCCTCGTTCAGCGGCGGCGAGGTGTTCCGCTCCGGCTGCACCTTCCGGCGCGGGCACGGCCGGATCTTCTTCTTCTCCCCCGGCGACCAGGACTACCCCGTCTACCACCACCACGACGTCCGGCGGGTGATCGCCAACGGCGTCACCTGGGCGCGGACCGTCCGTCCCGAGCGCGCCGTGCCGACGCTGCTGCGCTACGAGACCGGCGACTTCTACCGCGGGCACGGCTACCCGGGCGCGATCGCGGACGCCGATGGCTGA
- a CDS encoding D-sedoheptulose-7-phosphate isomerase, with amino-acid sequence MPEPMSDDLTEHVRTAEATAALLPAVRAVAELLCTRFAAGGFLYTLGNGGSAADAQHLTGEMVGRFKRERRPLPAVTLSTDPTVLTCIANDYRFDDVFSRQLRALARPGDVVVAFTTSGRSPDVVDALRVARERGAATVLFGGGDGGPAAAHADHPLLVPSTVTCRIQEMHTFLLHAVSEVVDRWAAGTEVVAGAAAHGARVPA; translated from the coding sequence ATGCCTGAGCCGATGAGCGACGACCTGACCGAGCACGTCCGGACGGCCGAGGCCACGGCCGCCCTGCTGCCGGCCGTCCGGGCGGTCGCCGAGCTGCTCTGCACCCGGTTCGCCGCCGGCGGCTTCCTCTACACCCTGGGCAACGGCGGCAGCGCGGCCGACGCCCAGCACCTGACCGGGGAGATGGTGGGCCGGTTCAAGCGGGAGCGGCGGCCGCTGCCCGCGGTCACGCTCAGCACCGACCCGACGGTGCTGACCTGCATCGCCAACGACTACCGCTTCGACGACGTGTTCTCCCGCCAGCTGCGCGCCCTGGCCCGGCCCGGCGACGTCGTCGTCGCCTTCACCACCAGCGGCCGGTCGCCCGACGTCGTCGACGCGCTCCGGGTGGCGCGCGAGCGCGGGGCGGCCACCGTGCTGTTCGGGGGTGGCGACGGCGGGCCGGCGGCCGCGCACGCCGACCACCCGCTGCTGGTGCCCAGCACCGTCACCTGCCGCATCCAGGAGATGCACACCTTCCTGCTGCACGCGGTCTCCGAGGTCGTCGACCGCTGGGCCGCCGGCACCGAGGTGGTCGCGGGCGCGGCGGCGCACGGCGCGCGCGTGCCCGCGTGA
- a CDS encoding alpha-mannosidase has translation MVGNAHLDPVWLWPWQEGYAEARATFASAIARMEEYPDFVFTCDQVVLLSWVEESDPALFAAIQARAAEGRWVNAGGWWVEPDGNLGMGESFVRQGLLGQRYLVSRFGRPATVGMNVDPFGHHAMLPQILRGQGLDSYLFLRPGPHEGDLEPTLFWWESPDGSRVLAYRIPHEYGSPPGPVDGQLEKALASMDRGLGDGMVFYGVGNHGGGPTRANLDSVHRFDRMGSFGRLRMASPREYLDAALARPGLADRLVVRRDDLQHHAPGCYSAHSGVKAWQRRAQHAVLAAERWAAVVAVRDGLPYPRADLERAWQQVLFNQFHDVLPGSAIETAYDDARDQLGEATAIAKRLVVRAHNVLARQVDVPFVAGSQPVLVFNPHPWAVSTDVVMTYAAQPSGVRVVDEADRAVVSQPTASTSVTADLTRGAVVFRADVPALGHRLYRLLPGFPAPDRPAWSAGPPQPLRVEAAGRPGGPLAPGGAVLENDHVRIELDPATGWLCSYRDRVTGVDVLAGVDGRTHTQVCADPTDTWGHRVVSYAWPGETMELRRVVVRETGPLRARVRVERGWGASTLVEELVLDHDSPVLRVDVTLDWREPAHLLKLRFPTVLSDPRATFEIPFGHLERPVDGAEEPAQAWVDVTGTVDGRPAGLTLVTTDKHGYDVSPGEQPSIGVTAVRSPVYAWHDPQLLDPDGFHAYQDQGVQRFRYELVPHAGDHRVAAPTRRAAVLATGVRAMVESSHPGSLPPVVSWVDDGGGAVLVTAVKGSEDPAERGGGADLVVRAVETTGRPARARILLGLLDRVLEEDFGPHQIRTFRVPADPAARVQEVDLVEWPVDGS, from the coding sequence CTGGTCGGCAACGCCCACCTCGACCCGGTCTGGCTGTGGCCGTGGCAGGAGGGTTACGCCGAGGCCCGCGCCACCTTCGCCTCCGCCATCGCCCGGATGGAGGAGTACCCGGACTTCGTCTTCACCTGCGACCAGGTGGTGCTGCTCAGCTGGGTGGAGGAGTCCGACCCGGCGCTGTTCGCGGCGATCCAGGCGCGGGCGGCGGAGGGGCGCTGGGTCAACGCGGGCGGCTGGTGGGTGGAGCCCGACGGCAACCTGGGGATGGGGGAGTCCTTCGTCCGGCAGGGACTGCTCGGCCAGCGCTACCTCGTCTCGCGCTTCGGCCGGCCCGCCACGGTGGGGATGAACGTCGACCCCTTCGGGCACCACGCGATGCTGCCGCAGATCCTCCGGGGCCAGGGCCTGGACTCCTACCTGTTCCTGCGACCGGGCCCGCACGAGGGTGACCTGGAGCCCACGCTGTTCTGGTGGGAGTCGCCCGACGGCTCGCGGGTGCTGGCCTACCGCATCCCCCACGAGTACGGCAGCCCGCCGGGGCCGGTCGACGGGCAGCTGGAGAAGGCCCTGGCGTCGATGGACCGCGGGCTCGGCGACGGGATGGTCTTCTACGGCGTCGGCAACCACGGGGGCGGCCCGACCCGGGCCAACCTCGACTCCGTCCACCGGTTCGACCGGATGGGCTCCTTCGGCCGGCTGCGGATGGCCTCGCCGCGGGAGTACCTCGACGCGGCCCTGGCCCGCCCCGGGCTCGCGGACCGGCTCGTCGTCCGCCGCGACGACCTGCAGCACCACGCGCCCGGCTGCTACTCCGCGCACTCGGGCGTCAAGGCCTGGCAGCGCCGCGCCCAGCACGCCGTGCTCGCCGCCGAGCGGTGGGCCGCGGTGGTCGCCGTGCGCGACGGGCTGCCCTACCCGCGAGCGGACCTCGAGCGCGCCTGGCAGCAGGTGCTGTTCAACCAGTTCCACGACGTCCTGCCCGGCTCGGCCATCGAGACCGCCTACGACGACGCTCGGGACCAGCTGGGGGAGGCGACCGCGATCGCCAAGCGGCTGGTCGTCCGGGCGCACAACGTGCTGGCCCGGCAGGTGGACGTCCCGTTCGTGGCCGGCAGCCAGCCCGTGCTGGTCTTCAACCCGCACCCCTGGGCCGTCAGCACCGACGTGGTGATGACCTACGCGGCCCAGCCGTCCGGCGTCCGGGTGGTCGACGAGGCCGACCGCGCGGTGGTGAGCCAGCCGACCGCGTCCACCTCCGTCACCGCCGACCTCACCCGCGGCGCCGTCGTCTTCCGCGCGGACGTGCCGGCGCTGGGGCACCGGCTCTACCGGCTGCTGCCCGGGTTCCCCGCGCCGGACCGGCCGGCCTGGAGCGCCGGGCCGCCGCAGCCGCTGCGGGTCGAGGCCGCCGGTCGTCCCGGCGGCCCCCTGGCGCCCGGCGGTGCCGTGCTCGAGAACGACCACGTCCGGATCGAGCTGGACCCGGCCACCGGGTGGCTCTGCTCCTACCGCGACCGCGTCACCGGCGTCGACGTGCTGGCCGGGGTCGACGGCCGCACCCACACCCAGGTCTGCGCGGACCCGACGGACACCTGGGGTCACCGGGTCGTCTCCTACGCCTGGCCGGGGGAGACCATGGAGCTGCGCCGGGTCGTCGTCCGGGAGACGGGGCCGCTGCGCGCCCGGGTCCGGGTCGAGCGCGGCTGGGGGGCCTCGACGCTGGTCGAGGAGCTGGTCCTGGACCACGACAGCCCGGTCCTGCGGGTCGACGTGACGCTGGACTGGCGGGAGCCCGCGCACCTGCTGAAGCTGCGGTTCCCGACGGTGCTCAGCGACCCGCGCGCCACCTTCGAGATCCCCTTCGGCCACCTGGAGCGCCCGGTCGACGGGGCCGAGGAGCCGGCCCAGGCCTGGGTGGACGTGACGGGGACGGTCGACGGCCGCCCCGCCGGGCTGACCCTCGTCACCACGGACAAGCACGGCTACGACGTCTCGCCGGGGGAGCAGCCGAGCATCGGCGTGACCGCCGTCCGCAGCCCGGTCTACGCCTGGCACGACCCGCAGCTGCTCGACCCCGACGGCTTCCACGCCTACCAGGACCAAGGTGTGCAGCGGTTCCGCTACGAGCTGGTGCCGCACGCCGGCGACCACCGGGTCGCCGCCCCGACCCGTCGCGCCGCCGTCCTGGCCACGGGTGTCCGGGCCATGGTCGAGTCGTCCCACCCGGGCTCCCTGCCACCCGTCGTGTCCTGGGTCGACGACGGCGGAGGTGCGGTCCTGGTCACCGCGGTCAAGGGCTCGGAGGACCCGGCCGAGCGCGGCGGCGGCGCCGACCTCGTCGTCCGCGCGGTCGAGACCACCGGCCGGCCCGCCCGCGCCCGGATCCTGCTCGGCCTGCTGGACCGGGTGCTGGAGGAGGACTTCGGCCCGCACCAGATCCGCACGTTCCGGGTCCCGGCGGACCCGGCCGCGCGCGTGCAGGAGGTGGACCTGGTCGAGTGGCCGGTGGACGGCAGCTGA
- a CDS encoding cation:dicarboxylate symporter family transporter → MATEPPVGAATDAPQRTDRTHYLYIAVIAAVVLGIAVGFAAPDFAVQLKPIGDGFVALIRMMIAPVIFCTIVLGIGSLRSAAQVGKVGSLALAYFLVMSTVALIIGLVVGNIIHPGEGLRLTDELAGKGAGLAPKEATTTAEFILNIIPDTLFSALTTETVLQTLLVALLVGFAIQAMGRAGKPILVGIGHLQRLVFRILSMIMWVAPIGAFGAMAAVVGATGLDALKALAVIMIGFYTTCAIFVFGVLGLLLKAFTGINIFKLLRYLGREFLLIVSTSSSESALPRLIAKMEHLGVAKPTVGVVVPTGYSFNLDGTAIYLTMSSLFIAAALGDPLTIPEQISLLIFMMIASKGAAGVTGAGLATLAGGLASHRPDLVDGVGLIVGIDRFMSEARAVTNFAGNAVATVLVGSWTRSLDREQLDAVLAGQRPFDETTMTDDHGDEPEPEPQAVPASEVTTAGARSTAR, encoded by the coding sequence ATGGCCACCGAGCCCCCCGTCGGTGCCGCCACCGACGCGCCCCAGCGCACGGACCGCACCCACTACCTCTACATCGCGGTGATCGCCGCGGTCGTCCTCGGCATCGCCGTCGGCTTCGCGGCCCCCGACTTCGCCGTGCAGCTCAAGCCGATCGGCGACGGGTTCGTCGCCCTCATCCGGATGATGATCGCCCCGGTGATCTTCTGCACCATCGTGCTCGGCATCGGATCGCTGCGGAGCGCCGCCCAGGTGGGCAAGGTCGGCAGCCTCGCGCTGGCCTACTTCCTCGTGATGTCGACGGTGGCGCTGATCATCGGCCTCGTCGTCGGCAACATCATCCACCCCGGCGAGGGCCTGCGGCTCACCGACGAGCTGGCCGGCAAGGGCGCGGGACTGGCGCCCAAGGAGGCCACGACGACCGCCGAGTTCATCCTCAACATCATCCCGGACACGCTGTTCTCGGCCCTCACCACCGAGACCGTGCTGCAGACGCTGCTGGTGGCCCTGCTGGTCGGCTTCGCCATCCAGGCGATGGGGCGCGCGGGCAAGCCGATCCTCGTGGGCATCGGGCACCTGCAGCGGCTCGTCTTCCGGATCCTGTCGATGATCATGTGGGTCGCGCCGATCGGTGCCTTCGGGGCCATGGCCGCCGTCGTCGGGGCCACCGGTCTGGACGCGCTGAAGGCGCTGGCGGTGATCATGATCGGCTTCTACACCACCTGCGCGATCTTCGTGTTCGGCGTGCTCGGCCTGCTGCTCAAGGCCTTCACGGGCATCAACATCTTCAAGCTGCTGCGCTACCTCGGCCGGGAGTTCCTGCTGATCGTCTCGACCTCCTCCTCGGAGTCGGCGCTGCCGCGGCTGATCGCCAAGATGGAGCACCTCGGGGTGGCCAAGCCCACGGTCGGGGTCGTCGTGCCCACGGGCTACTCGTTCAACCTCGACGGCACCGCGATCTACCTGACCATGTCGTCGCTCTTCATCGCGGCCGCGCTGGGCGACCCGCTGACCATCCCGGAGCAGATCTCGCTGCTCATCTTCATGATGATCGCCTCGAAGGGGGCGGCGGGCGTCACCGGCGCCGGCCTCGCCACCCTGGCCGGCGGCCTGGCCTCGCACCGGCCCGACCTGGTGGACGGCGTCGGCCTGATCGTCGGCATCGACCGGTTCATGTCCGAGGCCCGCGCCGTCACCAACTTCGCCGGCAACGCCGTGGCCACGGTCCTGGTGGGGTCCTGGACCCGGTCCCTGGACCGGGAGCAGCTCGACGCGGTGCTCGCCGGGCAGCGGCCCTTCGACGAGACGACGATGACCGACGACCACGGCGACGAGCCCGAGCCCGAGCCGCAGGCGGTGCCGGCCTCGGAGGTGACGACCGCCGGTGCCCGCTCCACGGCCCGCTGA
- a CDS encoding NAD-dependent epimerase/dehydratase family protein, with product MELLVLGGTRFVGRAVVADALARGWSVTALHRGVTPGLPDAVRALHADRTDEAALAAALGDRRFDAVVDTWAGAPVVATTAARLLQGRAERFGYVSSSSVYVWGEHVDEDSPLVEADPSSAGTDYAADKRGAELGVLDTFPDALLARAGLILGPFEDIGRLPWWLTRIAAGGRVVAPGRPERPLQHVDVRDLAHWLLDGLASGRAGPFDTISRSGHATTASLLEACVAVTGADAELVWVGEEQLAAAGVEPWTQLPCWVPETGEYAGFLESDTARAAAAGLVCRPVRDTVADTWAWLQERGPTAQRPDRPVHGLPAELEQQLLAAP from the coding sequence ATGGAGCTGCTGGTGCTCGGTGGGACGCGGTTCGTCGGCCGTGCCGTGGTGGCCGACGCGCTGGCGCGGGGCTGGTCCGTCACCGCGCTCCACCGGGGCGTCACGCCCGGCCTGCCCGACGCGGTCCGCGCGCTGCACGCCGACCGCACGGACGAGGCGGCGCTGGCCGCGGCGCTCGGGGACCGACGGTTCGACGCCGTGGTGGACACCTGGGCCGGCGCCCCGGTCGTGGCCACGACGGCTGCACGGCTGCTGCAGGGCCGTGCCGAACGCTTCGGCTACGTCTCCAGCAGCTCCGTCTACGTCTGGGGCGAGCACGTGGACGAGGACTCCCCCCTCGTCGAGGCCGACCCGAGCTCCGCGGGGACGGACTACGCGGCCGACAAGCGCGGTGCCGAGCTGGGCGTCCTGGACACCTTCCCCGACGCCCTGCTGGCCCGGGCGGGCCTCATCCTCGGCCCCTTCGAGGACATCGGCCGGCTGCCCTGGTGGCTGACCCGGATCGCCGCCGGCGGCCGGGTCGTCGCGCCGGGGCGTCCGGAGCGCCCGCTGCAGCACGTCGACGTCCGCGACCTGGCGCACTGGCTGCTCGACGGGCTCGCGTCGGGGCGGGCGGGACCGTTCGACACCATCAGCCGCTCCGGGCACGCCACCACGGCCAGCCTCCTGGAGGCCTGCGTGGCGGTGACCGGCGCGGACGCCGAGCTGGTCTGGGTCGGGGAGGAGCAGCTCGCGGCCGCCGGGGTCGAGCCGTGGACGCAGCTGCCGTGCTGGGTCCCCGAGACGGGGGAGTACGCCGGCTTCCTGGAGTCCGACACCGCGCGGGCGGCCGCGGCCGGGCTCGTCTGCCGCCCGGTGCGGGACACCGTCGCCGACACCTGGGCCTGGCTGCAGGAGCGCGGCCCGACGGCGCAGCGGCCGGACCGCCCGGTGCACGGCCTGCCCGCCGAGCTCGAGCAGCAGCTGCTCGCCGCTCCCTGA
- a CDS encoding acyl-CoA thioesterase translates to MPDYRYRHTFGTRWNDNDQYGHVNNVVHYEAMDTTINRWLIQEAGLDPRGGTHMAVCAASSCRYLRPVSYPDTLEVGLRAGRVGTTSITWELGLFVEGDPEPAATGSFTHVFVDPSTLRPVPVPADLRSRIERELG, encoded by the coding sequence ATGCCGGACTACCGCTACCGCCACACCTTCGGCACCCGCTGGAACGACAACGACCAGTACGGCCACGTCAACAACGTCGTCCACTACGAGGCCATGGACACCACCATCAACCGCTGGTTGATCCAGGAGGCCGGGCTCGACCCGCGGGGCGGGACGCACATGGCGGTCTGCGCCGCGTCCTCCTGCCGCTACCTGCGCCCCGTCTCCTACCCCGACACCCTCGAGGTGGGCCTGCGGGCCGGCCGGGTGGGCACCACGAGCATCACCTGGGAGCTCGGCCTGTTCGTCGAGGGCGACCCCGAGCCCGCCGCCACGGGCAGCTTCACCCACGTCTTCGTCGACCCCTCGACGCTGCGGCCGGTACCCGTCCCGGCGGACCTGCGGAGCCGGATCGAGCGAGAGCTCGGCTGA